The Candidatus Omnitrophota bacterium genome has a window encoding:
- the amaP gene encoding alkaline shock response membrane anchor protein AmaP, with translation MRFIGGLTLFFYTLVFFLVGGIFIVVATNVIPLNYIIDVLNTIYTNSDVRLILGLTGGLLIFISLMVIQITLGIINKEKTIAFENPDGQVTISLTAIEDFIKRSMKQLPEVKESRPNVRASKKGIMIINKVVLFSDTNIPETTEKIQSIVKSRVQDMLGVDEPVEIQVNVTKIAHKDEKARDTKKDDKVPPFRGTIEYSSF, from the coding sequence ATGAGATTTATCGGAGGATTAACGCTGTTCTTTTACACGCTTGTGTTTTTTCTGGTGGGCGGCATATTCATAGTTGTGGCGACCAATGTAATACCCTTAAACTATATAATAGACGTGCTCAATACCATCTACACAAATTCGGACGTAAGGTTGATACTGGGATTGACCGGCGGGCTTTTGATATTCATCAGCCTCATGGTAATACAGATAACGCTGGGCATAATCAATAAAGAGAAGACGATAGCTTTCGAAAATCCCGACGGGCAGGTCACCATCTCATTGACCGCGATAGAAGATTTTATAAAAAGGTCTATGAAACAGCTTCCCGAGGTCAAAGAGTCGAGGCCGAATGTGCGCGCCAGCAAGAAGGGCATAATGATAATAAATAAGGTTGTGCTCTTTTCCGATACCAATATTCCCGAAACTACGGAAAAGATCCAGAGTATAGTAAAGTCGCGCGTCCAGGATATGCTTGGTGTGGACGAGCCTGTCGAGATACAGGTAAACGTGACAAAGATAGCCCATAAGGATGAGAAGGCCAGAGACACAAAGAAGGACGATAAAGTTCCGCCTTTCAGGGGAACCATAGAGTACAGCAGTTTTTAA
- a CDS encoding Asp23/Gls24 family envelope stress response protein, translated as MKRDSSDRYRTTELGVVKINNNAITTIASTAAIEVKGVSKVGRGLGKTIYEVLMRRGGKKGVKIYASENELRLILYITVEYGVDIARVADDVQENVKAAVEKMTGLVVSSVDVIVEGVRSPQSLEKTNKGGSI; from the coding sequence ATGAAACGCGATTCGAGTGACAGGTATAGGACGACAGAACTGGGAGTGGTAAAGATAAATAATAACGCGATAACCACCATCGCGTCCACAGCCGCCATCGAAGTTAAGGGTGTCTCCAAAGTCGGCAGGGGCCTGGGCAAGACGATCTATGAAGTATTGATGCGCCGCGGCGGCAAGAAAGGCGTCAAGATATACGCTTCGGAAAACGAATTAAGATTGATCCTTTACATAACTGTAGAATACGGCGTCGACATAGCCAGGGTCGCGGATGATGTCCAGGAAAATGTTAAAGCAGCCGTCGAGAAGATGACAGGGCTGGTTGTTTCATCCGTAGATGTTATAGTCGAGGGCGTGCGCTCGCCGCAATCACTTGAAAAGACGAATAAGGGAGGTTCTATATGA
- the accC gene encoding acetyl-CoA carboxylase biotin carboxylase subunit, whose amino-acid sequence MFSKILIANRGEVALRIIRACKELGIRTVAVYSQADINSLHVKFADEAICIGSAPSASSYLHIPSIISAAEIADVEAIHPGYGFLAEDDHFAEICESCKIKFIGPTPENMRLMGDKMAAKDTARKAGVPIVPGSKAIVKSKEEALKIAKEIGYPVIIKAAAGGGGKGMRICHNDVRLISALLTAQREAEAAFGSSDVYIERYIEKPRHVEIQILGDQYGHIIHLGERDCTVQRRHQKLIEESPSPIVDSKLRKKLSEAAIKCAKTINYVNAGTIEFLVDAAGNFYFMEMNTRIQVEHPVTECVTGLDLVKEQIRIAAGEKLAHKQEDIKFTGSAIECRINAEDPDKDFMPSPGRITMLDLPGGRGVRIDTHVYQGYEIPPYYDSMIAKLIVHGKDRNEAITIMRRALDEFIVEPIKTTIPFHKKVMNNPLFIKGKFSTDFIEKLFEHTE is encoded by the coding sequence ATGTTCTCAAAAATACTTATAGCAAACAGAGGAGAGGTCGCGTTAAGGATAATACGCGCCTGTAAAGAATTAGGCATACGCACGGTAGCCGTGTATTCGCAGGCCGATATAAATTCGCTGCACGTAAAATTCGCGGATGAGGCTATATGTATAGGCAGCGCGCCCAGCGCTTCGAGTTATCTTCACATACCCAGCATAATAAGCGCAGCGGAGATAGCCGATGTCGAGGCGATACACCCGGGTTACGGCTTTCTGGCGGAGGATGACCATTTCGCGGAGATCTGCGAATCATGCAAGATAAAATTTATCGGGCCCACCCCGGAAAATATGAGGCTCATGGGCGATAAGATGGCCGCCAAGGATACCGCCAGGAAGGCGGGCGTTCCGATAGTGCCGGGGAGCAAGGCGATAGTAAAATCAAAGGAAGAGGCCCTGAAGATAGCCAAAGAGATAGGGTATCCTGTAATAATAAAGGCCGCGGCCGGCGGAGGCGGAAAGGGCATGAGAATTTGCCATAATGACGTCAGGCTCATCAGCGCGCTTCTTACCGCCCAGCGTGAGGCCGAGGCGGCATTCGGCAGCTCCGATGTTTATATAGAAAGGTATATAGAAAAACCACGGCACGTTGAGATACAGATTCTGGGAGATCAGTACGGGCATATTATACACTTAGGCGAAAGAGATTGCACGGTGCAGAGGCGTCATCAAAAGCTTATAGAAGAATCTCCGTCGCCTATAGTAGATTCCAAATTACGCAAAAAATTATCCGAGGCCGCGATAAAGTGCGCCAAAACGATAAATTATGTTAACGCGGGCACCATAGAATTTCTGGTAGACGCGGCCGGTAACTTTTATTTCATGGAGATGAATACCAGGATACAGGTCGAGCACCCGGTAACAGAATGCGTTACAGGCTTGGACCTCGTAAAAGAGCAGATAAGGATAGCCGCGGGCGAAAAACTTGCGCATAAACAGGAAGATATTAAATTCACCGGCAGCGCGATAGAGTGCAGGATAAACGCCGAAGACCCCGATAAAGATTTTATGCCGTCTCCGGGAAGGATTACCATGCTTGATCTGCCGGGGGGACGCGGAGTAAGAATAGACACGCATGTTTACCAGGGCTATGAGATACCGCCTTATTACGATTCCATGATAGCGAAATTGATAGTTCACGGCAAGGACAGGAACGAGGCCATCACTATAATGAGGCGCGCGCTGGACGAATTTATCGTCGAGCCGATAAAGACGACGATACCGTTCCATAAAAAGGTAATGAACAACCCCTTATTCATAAAAGGGAAGTTCTCCACCGATTTTATTGAAAAACTATTTGAGCATACCGAATAG
- the accB gene encoding acetyl-CoA carboxylase biotin carboxyl carrier protein, translated as MYIKEIKDMINLMNENSLSELEIEKDGMRIRLKKSGGVYEKAVEFVSGPAPAAGRAPEAIAQEKANTIEIKSPMVGTFYRSPSPEAPAYVSIGDNIEVGQVLCIIEAMKLMNEIKSEVKGKIVDINVENAEPVEFGHVLYVVEPA; from the coding sequence ATGTATATAAAAGAGATAAAAGATATGATAAATCTTATGAACGAAAACAGCCTATCGGAGCTTGAAATAGAAAAGGATGGCATGAGAATCCGCCTGAAAAAATCCGGCGGCGTATACGAAAAAGCCGTCGAGTTTGTCTCCGGTCCGGCTCCGGCCGCGGGGCGTGCTCCCGAGGCGATTGCGCAGGAGAAAGCAAATACAATAGAGATAAAATCTCCGATGGTAGGCACATTCTACCGCTCGCCGTCACCCGAAGCGCCGGCATACGTGAGCATAGGGGACAATATAGAGGTTGGGCAGGTCCTGTGCATCATAGAGGCCATGAAGCTGATGAATGAGATCAAAAGTGAAGTAAAAGGCAAGATAGTCGATATAAACGTAGAGAACGCCGAGCCCGTCGAATTCGGCCATGTATTGTATGTTGTGGAGCCGGCATAA
- a CDS encoding Xaa-Pro peptidase family protein: MFDFKTRLKKLRSELKAKSIESLLVTNESNVTYLSGFTGSDSVLFITPDSQFFLTDSRYTQEAKKSVRGFAILEVVSSTYDVIGKIACKNGIRKIGFESMNLPYGVIKNLESYIGKAKLLPFNNIVENLRAVKDKEEIARIERSVACAKKVLKNIVGEVAPGVSEKKLSGRIECEFIANGAKSGFKPIVACAENSSKPHAHPTDRKIAKNDIVMIDMGCTLDSYNSDITRMVLTGKIKDKIREIYLVVKAAQEKAFDNIRPGRKISAVDSAGRQHIADKGYGKFFGHSMGHGIGLDVHEEPSVSGRSTGILKPGMVFTVEPAIYVPGLGGIRIEDMVLVTEKGFEILTI, from the coding sequence ATGTTTGACTTCAAGACCAGACTAAAGAAGTTAAGAAGCGAATTAAAAGCAAAATCGATAGAGTCGCTACTTGTAACTAATGAAAGCAACGTAACTTATTTAAGCGGATTTACAGGAAGCGATTCGGTACTCTTTATAACACCGGATTCACAGTTCTTTCTCACGGATTCCAGATATACCCAGGAAGCGAAAAAGTCGGTAAGGGGTTTCGCGATACTGGAAGTCGTCTCTTCGACCTATGATGTCATAGGCAAGATAGCGTGTAAAAACGGCATCCGAAAAATAGGGTTCGAATCGATGAATCTGCCGTACGGCGTAATAAAGAACCTTGAAAGCTATATCGGCAAAGCAAAGCTACTACCGTTTAATAATATAGTGGAAAATTTAAGAGCCGTTAAAGACAAAGAAGAGATAGCGCGCATAGAAAGATCGGTCGCGTGCGCGAAAAAAGTGCTGAAAAATATCGTTGGCGAGGTAGCGCCGGGCGTATCCGAAAAAAAATTAAGCGGACGGATAGAGTGCGAATTCATAGCCAACGGCGCAAAGTCCGGATTTAAGCCGATAGTGGCCTGCGCCGAGAACAGCTCGAAGCCTCACGCGCATCCTACTGATAGAAAGATAGCGAAGAACGATATCGTGATGATAGACATGGGGTGCACGCTTGATTCTTACAACTCCGACATAACGAGGATGGTTTTGACCGGCAAGATTAAAGACAAGATCAGGGAGATATATCTTGTGGTTAAGGCCGCCCAGGAAAAAGCTTTCGACAATATTAGGCCGGGGCGCAAGATATCGGCTGTAGATTCCGCCGGCAGACAGCATATAGCGGATAAGGGTTATGGAAAATTTTTCGGCCATTCCATGGGCCACGGTATAGGGCTCGATGTTCATGAGGAGCCGAGTGTTTCAGGCAGAAGCACAGGCATATTGAAGCCGGGCATGGTATTTACCGTTGAACCGGCAATATACGTTCCCGGGTTAGGCGGGATAAGGATAGAAGATATGGTTTTAGTCACAGAAAAAGGGTTTGAGATCTTAACAATATAA
- the aroQ gene encoding type II 3-dehydroquinate dehydratase, with translation MKKILVIHGPNLNLLGQREVDVYGKVTIEDINKDLKKLAKTKKAALTIVQSNHEGEIVELIGKSKGKYDAILINPAAYTHTSVAIRDAISAVNIPTVEVHLSNIYAREEFRHTSLISAVAKGQICGFGKTSYILGLEAAIALTAKK, from the coding sequence ATGAAGAAGATTCTTGTAATACACGGCCCCAACCTTAACCTTTTAGGGCAGCGCGAAGTGGATGTTTACGGCAAGGTCACTATAGAAGATATAAATAAGGACCTGAAGAAGCTCGCCAAGACAAAGAAAGCCGCGCTTACCATTGTGCAGTCAAACCATGAGGGCGAAATAGTCGAGCTTATCGGCAAGTCCAAGGGTAAATATGACGCGATACTGATAAATCCCGCAGCCTACACGCATACAAGCGTAGCGATAAGAGACGCTATAAGCGCCGTTAATATACCGACGGTTGAAGTGCATTTATCCAATATATACGCGAGAGAAGAATTTCGCCATACATCGCTGATTTCGGCTGTGGCAAAGGGCCAGATATGCGGATTTGGTAAGACCAGCTATATTCTGGGCCTGGAAGCGGCGATCGCTCTTACGGCCAAAAAATAA
- a CDS encoding Trm112 family protein: protein MIDKELLNILACPLCKTDVKLEGDRIVCTKCGRRYPIKDDIPIMLIDEAQLPQDKRGA, encoded by the coding sequence ATGATAGACAAGGAACTGCTTAATATACTTGCCTGCCCGCTCTGCAAAACGGATGTGAAGCTCGAAGGCGACAGAATAGTCTGCACCAAATGCGGCAGGCGCTATCCGATAAAAGATGATATACCCATAATGCTCATAGACGAAGCCCAATTGCCGCAAGACAAGAGAGGTGCGTAA
- a CDS encoding lysylphosphatidylglycerol synthase transmembrane domain-containing protein — protein sequence MKKLLSTALRAFVSIFFIILLLYIMRDKYPQILKALADTKGFVFLVGLLCFIAAIFIASIRLRLIVEAQNILITYKESVSLTFIGYFFNNFLPTSIGGDFVKAYYLSHKTDNKAGSYASIFVDRIIGLITMILMAFIALFFVKEGIVDNTIKYIVYFITFGSLLIIIFMTNDKLAKKFSFLLFLVKPIEEKLKKLYNIVHNYKHHKELMYKSFAISFASQVMFFTSLGVIAFSLGARIPVKDIFVKMPIVGMMSLLPSINGLGLREGSTVALFGPLIGSDRAFAMSILWLVVLLCVSVIGGVIYALSPQFKIKLKEIKEEVV from the coding sequence ATGAAGAAATTATTATCTACGGCTCTCAGGGCTTTTGTAAGCATATTCTTTATAATATTATTACTATATATTATGAGGGATAAGTACCCTCAGATACTTAAAGCCCTTGCCGATACCAAAGGCTTTGTATTCCTTGTCGGTCTTTTATGTTTCATAGCCGCTATATTCATAGCTTCTATAAGGTTAAGACTGATAGTCGAGGCCCAGAATATATTGATAACATACAAAGAATCGGTCTCTTTAACCTTCATAGGATATTTCTTCAACAATTTTCTGCCGACATCCATAGGGGGCGACTTCGTAAAAGCCTACTATCTATCACATAAAACAGATAATAAAGCGGGTTCTTACGCGTCTATCTTCGTAGACAGGATCATAGGGCTAATAACGATGATATTGATGGCTTTTATCGCGCTATTCTTTGTAAAGGAGGGGATAGTGGATAATACCATAAAATATATAGTTTACTTTATAACGTTTGGATCCTTACTTATTATAATATTCATGACCAACGATAAGCTGGCGAAGAAATTCTCGTTCCTGCTGTTTTTAGTAAAGCCTATAGAGGAGAAGCTGAAAAAGCTGTATAACATAGTGCACAACTATAAGCACCACAAGGAACTGATGTATAAATCATTCGCGATATCATTCGCGTCGCAGGTCATGTTCTTCACAAGCCTGGGCGTGATAGCGTTTAGCCTCGGCGCCAGGATACCGGTAAAAGATATCTTCGTAAAGATGCCTATAGTCGGCATGATGAGCCTTTTGCCTTCAATAAACGGACTGGGGCTGCGCGAAGGCTCTACAGTGGCGTTGTTCGGCCCGTTAATAGGATCGGACCGCGCGTTCGCGATGAGCATCCTGTGGCTGGTGGTGCTTTTATGCGTAAGTGTAATCGGCGGGGTAATATACGCGTTAAGCCCGCAGTTTAAGATAAAATTAAAAGAGATTAAGGAGGAGGTTGTCTAA
- a CDS encoding DNA recombination protein RmuC — MLLFGIILIALAAIMILGGFIWLNRQSRLSHSQLKESFSALSFEALSKSMDQFLKIANETLSKQTEGGERELEAKKKLIDQTLGSMKEELQKVQCLVTNFEKDRELKFGELSGQLKLSAEQLGKLHDTTNQLKAALVSTKARGQWGQRIADDILRLAGFAEGINYQKDKSQDTVTTRPDYTFFLPQGLKVNMDVKFPMNSYLRYLETESDSDKQKHKDQFLRDVRARMKEVTNRDYINPEEKTVDYVILFIPNEQLYSFINENDRALIDDALRNKVIFCSPLTLYAILAVIHHAIDNFNLEKTAAHMLSLLGAFNKQWELFAKSFDDLGEKIGAVQKEFDNLTTTRRKQLDRQVKKIEDLRKQEGIAESAALPEEQDLNIPSAL, encoded by the coding sequence ATGTTATTATTCGGAATAATTTTAATAGCGCTGGCCGCGATAATGATTCTTGGCGGGTTTATTTGGTTAAATCGTCAATCCAGGCTAAGCCATTCCCAGTTAAAAGAATCTTTTAGCGCGCTTTCTTTCGAGGCCCTGTCTAAAAGCATGGATCAATTTCTGAAGATAGCCAACGAGACGCTTTCGAAACAGACCGAGGGGGGAGAGCGGGAACTCGAAGCCAAAAAGAAATTAATAGACCAGACTCTTGGCTCCATGAAGGAAGAATTGCAAAAAGTTCAGTGCTTGGTCACAAATTTTGAGAAAGACCGTGAATTAAAGTTCGGCGAGCTTTCCGGGCAGTTGAAATTAAGCGCGGAACAGCTGGGCAAGCTTCACGATACGACAAATCAGCTTAAAGCGGCGCTCGTCAGCACAAAGGCCCGCGGCCAGTGGGGACAGAGGATTGCCGATGACATATTAAGGCTTGCCGGATTTGCCGAAGGGATCAATTATCAAAAAGACAAGAGCCAGGATACGGTAACCACAAGGCCGGATTATACATTTTTTCTGCCCCAGGGTTTAAAAGTAAACATGGATGTCAAATTCCCGATGAATAGTTACCTGCGGTATCTCGAGACGGAATCCGACAGTGACAAGCAGAAACATAAGGACCAATTCTTAAGGGATGTCAGAGCCAGGATGAAAGAAGTAACGAACAGGGATTATATAAATCCGGAAGAAAAAACGGTGGATTATGTTATTCTCTTCATACCCAACGAACAGTTATACTCTTTTATAAATGAGAACGACCGCGCGCTGATCGACGACGCGCTTAGAAACAAGGTCATATTCTGTTCTCCCCTTACTTTATACGCTATACTGGCCGTCATTCACCACGCTATCGACAACTTTAATCTTGAAAAAACGGCCGCGCACATGTTGTCGCTTTTAGGAGCGTTTAACAAGCAGTGGGAATTGTTCGCGAAGTCATTTGATGATTTAGGCGAGAAGATCGGTGCTGTCCAAAAAGAATTCGACAATCTCACGACTACCAGGCGCAAACAGCTTGACCGCCAGGTAAAAAAGATAGAAGATCTAAGAAAACAGGAAGGCATAGCCGAATCGGCAGCTCTACCCGAAGAACAAGACCTCAACATACCTTCAGCGCTATAA
- a CDS encoding DUF1844 domain-containing protein gives MDEMKKHVDESWKDAVAKEKETPGVKGDSQAPIEVTFGLFITGLMMEALISLGDLENPVTHKKEANIQHAKLLIDTIEMLQHKTKGNLDKDEEDAINSMLYDLRMRFVAKSNKKE, from the coding sequence ATGGATGAGATGAAGAAGCACGTTGATGAGTCTTGGAAGGATGCGGTTGCTAAGGAAAAAGAGACGCCAGGGGTAAAAGGTGACTCGCAGGCGCCGATAGAGGTAACTTTCGGCCTGTTTATAACGGGGCTGATGATGGAAGCGCTGATATCTCTCGGCGACCTGGAAAACCCGGTAACGCACAAAAAAGAAGCGAATATTCAACACGCGAAGCTGCTGATAGATACCATTGAGATGTTGCAGCACAAGACTAAGGGCAATCTTGATAAGGATGAAGAAGACGCGATCAACTCCATGCTCTATGATCTGCGCATGCGCTTCGTAGCCAAATCAAATAAAAAGGAGTAA
- a CDS encoding patatin-like phospholipase family protein, producing the protein MLQFLKKKRSVVLVLGGGSARGLAHIGVLKVLEREKIPIHRIVGTSMGALIGAAYSVGVSVKKMEGIALKFNWKTIFDPTLPRMGLLAGKKLEKVVNELTENKSFADCRIPLAIVTTDIERNERVIFQKGHLQKIVCASCSWPGIFNPVKIEGRLLVDGGIKNSVPTRIARSLDPGYMIAVDVGFCVKAGKIENIFQMLLQSFQIMGEELNRYQSRISDTLIKVELGDIDQVGFGRAKEAIALGEKAAEEKVDQIKRMLSVYNFPSLKMAGQEEWWD; encoded by the coding sequence ATGCTGCAATTTTTGAAGAAAAAAAGAAGTGTAGTGCTTGTTCTTGGGGGAGGGTCCGCGCGCGGCCTGGCGCATATAGGCGTATTAAAGGTCCTGGAAAGAGAGAAGATACCTATACACAGGATAGTGGGGACAAGTATGGGCGCCCTTATAGGCGCGGCTTACTCTGTAGGTGTATCCGTAAAGAAGATGGAAGGTATTGCGCTCAAATTCAATTGGAAGACCATTTTTGACCCGACACTGCCCAGGATGGGCCTATTAGCGGGCAAGAAACTGGAGAAAGTCGTAAATGAGTTGACCGAGAACAAAAGCTTCGCGGACTGCAGGATACCCCTCGCGATAGTCACCACAGATATAGAAAGAAACGAAAGGGTTATATTTCAGAAAGGCCACCTGCAAAAAATAGTTTGCGCGAGTTGCTCATGGCCGGGCATATTCAATCCCGTAAAGATAGAAGGAAGGTTATTGGTCGACGGAGGCATCAAGAACAGCGTGCCAACGAGAATCGCGAGGTCACTGGATCCCGGCTACATGATAGCGGTCGATGTGGGCTTCTGCGTAAAAGCCGGCAAGATAGAAAATATATTCCAGATGCTTTTGCAGTCGTTCCAGATAATGGGTGAGGAACTTAACCGGTATCAGTCCCGCATATCGGACACTCTTATCAAAGTCGAACTTGGCGATATCGATCAAGTCGGTTTCGGCAGGGCAAAAGAGGCGATAGCGCTCGGCGAGAAAGCGGCTGAAGAAAAAGTGGATCAGATAAAGAGGATGTTGAGTGTTTACAATTTTCCGTCGCTGAAGATGGCGGGGCAGGAAGAATGGTGGGATTAA
- the amrB gene encoding AmmeMemoRadiSam system protein B yields MVRNPAVAGQFYPGEREVLSLEIEGLTDRVKAKKEDAIGMVLPHAGYIYSGVVAGAVLASVNPKSTYIIMGPNHTGLGSPFSLCASDSWRTPLGDVKINGELTEKLLKDCDLLRKDELAHIHEHSIEVQLPFLQKLQGEFTFVPIVISVSDIKTYRHIGECMAKSIKELKMDKIVAIIASSDMTHYESQESAKEKDSKAIEAILNLDEKMLVQRVQELDISMCGFAPAAIMISAVKNLGAKKARLVKYQTSGDVSQDRSSVVGYAGIIIN; encoded by the coding sequence ATGGTACGTAATCCGGCAGTTGCGGGCCAGTTTTATCCGGGAGAGCGGGAGGTGCTTTCGCTCGAGATAGAAGGATTGACCGACCGCGTCAAAGCTAAAAAAGAGGACGCGATAGGGATGGTGCTGCCGCACGCGGGTTATATATATTCAGGCGTTGTCGCCGGAGCCGTGCTCGCCTCTGTAAATCCTAAATCCACCTATATAATAATGGGCCCTAATCATACAGGGTTAGGTTCGCCTTTCAGCCTTTGCGCAAGCGACTCATGGAGAACGCCGCTGGGGGATGTAAAGATAAACGGCGAACTGACGGAAAAGCTCTTAAAAGACTGTGACCTCTTACGCAAGGACGAACTTGCGCATATACACGAGCACTCTATAGAAGTGCAGCTGCCGTTTCTGCAGAAACTTCAGGGTGAATTCACATTTGTTCCCATAGTCATCTCCGTTTCCGATATAAAAACATACAGGCATATAGGCGAGTGCATGGCAAAATCTATAAAAGAACTGAAGATGGACAAGATAGTGGCGATAATAGCGTCGAGCGACATGACGCACTATGAATCGCAGGAGAGCGCGAAAGAAAAAGACTCCAAGGCTATAGAAGCTATTCTGAACTTAGATGAGAAAATGCTTGTCCAGCGCGTGCAGGAGCTCGATATCAGCATGTGCGGCTTCGCTCCGGCGGCAATAATGATTTCGGCGGTGAAAAACTTGGGCGCGAAAAAAGCGCGGCTGGTAAAGTATCAGACCAGCGGTGATGTTTCCCAGGACCGGTCATCGGTCGTCGGCTATGCCGGCATAATAATAAATTAG
- a CDS encoding sugar phosphate isomerase/epimerase, with protein MFSLSTSWNASRHSSAAKLIDEIKSAGFDTVELGFTLPLKTVEEILKLKRRGEIKVSSLHNMCPLPVEIAPEKASPDYYSLSSTDDGERAMAVKVAMNTIDYAKMFDARAVVFHIGRVEMQGRTRELASLAGDKEKFESVKKEMVSARDAKKDPHMRQVIKSLEDIVPYAAKKGIAPAVENRYYYREIPLMDEFEEIFRHFKTGELFYWHDVGHAEVFERLGFYGHLQLLSKFSSRLLGMHLHDIIGLIDDHKAPGAGTFDFNVLKPYISKDTIKVIEAHHPASIEDLRRGVEYLTKILGR; from the coding sequence ATGTTCAGCCTTTCCACTTCATGGAACGCGTCAAGGCACTCCAGCGCAGCTAAACTAATAGATGAGATCAAATCGGCAGGCTTCGATACCGTGGAGCTTGGCTTCACACTGCCTCTAAAAACAGTCGAAGAAATATTAAAATTAAAACGCCGCGGCGAGATCAAAGTCTCGAGCCTTCATAATATGTGCCCGCTGCCTGTAGAAATAGCGCCCGAAAAAGCCTCTCCCGATTATTATTCGCTCTCTTCGACGGACGACGGAGAACGCGCTATGGCGGTAAAAGTGGCCATGAATACGATAGATTACGCAAAGATGTTCGATGCCAGAGCCGTCGTATTCCATATCGGCAGGGTAGAGATGCAGGGCAGGACCAGGGAACTGGCTTCTTTAGCGGGCGACAAGGAAAAGTTTGAGAGCGTAAAAAAAGAGATGGTATCGGCCAGAGACGCGAAAAAAGACCCGCATATGAGGCAGGTTATCAAAAGCCTTGAAGATATAGTGCCCTATGCCGCCAAAAAAGGCATCGCGCCCGCTGTGGAGAATAGATACTACTACCGCGAAATACCGCTGATGGACGAATTTGAGGAAATATTCCGCCATTTTAAGACCGGAGAACTATTTTACTGGCACGATGTCGGCCATGCGGAAGTATTTGAAAGGTTGGGGTTTTATGGCCACCTGCAGCTTTTGAGCAAATTTTCAAGCCGCTTGCTTGGCATGCATCTTCATGATATAATTGGGCTCATAGATGACCATAAGGCTCCGGGCGCGGGAACGTTCGATTTTAATGTATTGAAGCCTTATATTAGTAAAGATACCATAAAAGTAATAGAAGCGCATCACCCTGCAAGCATAGAAGATCTGCGGCGGGGCGTGGAGTATCTGACAAAAATTTTGGGAAGATAA